The genomic segment agaggaaagaaaataaataatttctcgTAAGATTTGCAGATGTTTGTTACTTTATCCCCTAAAAAATTTGGCTGTGGGAGCTCCAAATTTGAGTTCTTAATTTTTTGACTGTGCAATTGGATTgttatttcttgaagttttcatagaaaaatatactataataatttgatgcatgtgaaataaaataatactgtaattaaaaaatatgttcatgaaaaatgtaaaaatttcttGAGAAAAAAAACCAATTCAAACAAGGCCTAATCGTTACGCACAGCACCAAACAACGCCAAAGTGACTTCTATCATCCGATGTagtgcttcttctttttttctttttcctgtttTACTAACTTTTCAAACAATGCCTAAATCGTACGCACAGCACCAATCAATCAGCGACAAAGTGACTTCTATCATCCGATGTAGtgcttcttctttctttctttttttctaacttttttcTTGATCTACTCTCCAAGGCAAGATGATTGATCAACAGAAGAACAAAGTtaagagaaataaataaatgaaaagaaaaagtttgaTAGCTAATGGTTACCTACTCACGAAGCTTcattataaagaaaaataggagaaTCGATTGTAGTTTCCTTCCAAGGGGAACTTTTTCATGGTTGGATTCTCAGTATCTTTTGCTCCTCGTTTGTCCCCCCTACCTTCTTTCTACTTCTTAAGAGTTAAGAATCACAAAAGTAGAAGAAAAGGAATATGAGAAATGCAATGCtccttttgacaaaaaaaaaaaaaaaagaagaagaaaaagaaatgcaatgcTACTTGAGTAGCTCCTTCAGAAGGTAGGGCCCGTAGGGGAAGCCTGATCAATTGCTTCCTCTGAGGTGATCAAGAATTATTTACATGAAGAAAGTATCAAGTCTTATTTACAtcaaaaaaaagggagaaaataaaaaagaataataatgTTCACCAGTTAAAGTTCCCGTGTGTTCATCTCCGAAGAGACTTCTTATAtttccttttccaaattttcatACTTTCATGGCTCTAGAATTTACATGAAGAagattttttgttttgcttaAATGACAAAGGCTTGATCCTCTGATTTTTGCAGTGATCTGCAAGTCTAGTTTGTATTTTAGCTCGATGAAAATAGCAAATATCTTGCTAATTTTCTTGCCAATTTTGCAACTGATCAAAGATATGTACACAAAACTAAGAATATGTTTCTTCAAGAGTTTGAAGCATTTAAggatcatatatatataatcacgGACCCAAAGCAAcataatcatcatcatcatcgtcaTCACACAACCATCTTCTACGACCAACATCTTGACGTTTGATGATATGAAAGAGTTACAGACACCAAAAGCCAGaagggatttaaaaaaaaaggcaaatctGAGAAGAGAACCATAGCAAAGATTCCGTTATTGGTAGGAGGCAGGCTTTGTAGTTTATATAGTTGTAGTAGTGATCTCTTAGCAGAGTTGATCACCAGGATGTGCACGAAGATTTCTAAAATATGATTTGGGGTTGGCCTCAAATGCAGGTCTTGGCATCCTACAGTTTCTGCCTGGAGCTTTCATCATCTTGACTCTTCTCCCGCCTCCACATTTGCAACAGCACTTATAGCAGCAATAGAGCAACAGAGACAGAACAACTCCAGCAATGGCAATTGGTAAAGCAATCTGCAGCCAGTGATGCAGCTTCTCTCCTCTTGTTTCCGGTGGAAATATCTTGTCAAACCATTCCAAGAATTGCCCCCAAAGGTTTTCCATCGCTTGCCATAGTTCCTTCAGCTTCTCCACCACAAACTTTTCTACGCTCTCTATCCCCATCTCTGATCACTCCTCTCTATTCAGTACTCAGTCCCTGCTCCCTTTGATTGCTTCCTCACATATTTGTGTCATTAGAATAAATATCCCCCGTTAGTTGACTGCACTTGGACAATGGTCCACAAGGGGGAAAAATATTATATTGTAATAATTTTACGATGTTAATAGTTTACAAGCACAAAAAATGTTTATGAAATTTTGATCTAGTGACTAAAATTGTGATTTTCTtggattcaatttttttttaaaaaaaagaaatgaaaagataATTACAAAACATACTTAAAAACCAAATTCCCAAaggttatatatttttttttttccaaccctCTCCTCTCAGTTCCATACCCTTTTCATTTCCAATTATCAACCCAAGATTCAAACCATGAACCTAACAGTTCTAAGAGCAGAGTGGCTCCATATTAATGCTATATTGAAATGGGTAATATCCATTTTTCCGGTAGTATACGCATGAAAATTAAATGCATGCCAAAGTGGCTCCATATTTTCATTCGGTGATTACACAGCAATTTTAATGTAacaattataaattttgatatGAAATGAGAAAATAGTATGAAAGCATGCCCACCTCCATCATTCAAACActtaaaccccaaaaaaaaaaaaaactcgaacATGGTAATATCCttctcgaatagaatgttttcaattttttttttctttactacACAATTTATTTATTCTATTCTGAAACGATTTTTTCCTTGGATTCATTTTAAGTAAGTAAATCCGAAATCTTCATTCCCAAACATGAAAACAAGAGCCTGCACTTTCCCGATTAAAGTTGACGACTTGACCAAACAGTCTTGCTGTTCCTAGTCTTCATCATTAATCTTGTCAAAAACGAAAAAAAGTCTTCATCATTAATACGATGGAACCGCTGAATTTTCCCTTCCACAATTTTGTCGGGATATGTGGAAGATTGGGAATGATGGATTAttacttccaaccaaattcCAAGAAATTCCCGTTTGGAAAAGTATGGGACTGGGCCCCAATCCATTTAGTGCACCACACTCCATTGACCCATAGGCAGTACGAAATTAGGAACTAATAATGAGGTTTAACAACCTCCCCAATTTTCCTAGAATTTTCCGTCACAAAAGCCTGGTAACCAACAATCAATTAGCtagaaatttcatgaaaaaacaCGATTAGGAAACTTCGAaagggaataaaaaaaaaaaaaaaatctgccaTCCACAAATTCTTGCACTCGTCCTGACTACTGCCCTGACTACTGATTTCATGATCAGGATCCCAGAAATTAACTAAAAAGACTAGAGTTGTCAAAGAGCAAAATAACAGGAAAATTTCGATATTATTGCATTTGCATTTTAAACTTCTTTTTTGGGGAGTAACCACCCTCGTTTAGTATCTATGTATTGAGCTACTTAGCTCTCCttgataaccaaaaaaaaacttctttttTGAGCTCCAAGGGATGACAAAAAGGtgaaatcaagaattttccAGGAATACAATTTACAACAGCACCAGCTACTACGCATATGCATGGCATGGCACGGCGTGCTCTGTAATTCTGCCTTTTCAAGTAGAGACCTACAAATGGTAACTGTAACACAAAACTCACCTCCCATAGTCTATTTATGATGTGTCCTCAACATGGCATTTCTTCAATACACTCTCGCTAAAGCCCAGCAAGCAGACTAGTTTGAATTCTTGAGCTAGGCTTGGTCAAAAGACTCTGCACCGTTAAAGCTATTCAAAACTAAACTCGTGCAATCTATCCACATCTCCAACTCCAAAAAATGTTTTGCCACCTAAACGttcatctgcaaaaaaaaagggaaaatcacCATTAAGACAATTCAGTATATTTGATGAATAGCCACATGTAGCCCGTCATTTTTCCGGTCATATTCGATCAAAATTGTTTAGGAAAACCAGTTACTACATCACCAGGGTGTAAAAGCTAAACCAATGTGTGGAAAGGAGGGAAATACAGCTTTTCAACTCAGACCATAATATACATCCAATGAGAGACACACAGGAGGGAGAAGTTATAACATACCGTATTTGGGAAGCAATAATTTGGAAGCTAATAAAAGTTCTGACAGCTGAAAGCTAAAGTTCTATCTCCTCCTCTTCCTGCCTTTCCCCAATTGACCAGATTTAAATGCATGTTCTTGTTCTTGAAGGAAAGCCCTTACTTTACCATAATTCTCGGCTCTTTCATCCTCAAGTAGCTTCTTGTCCTTTTCCTTCACCTCAAACAAGAAGTAATTATCTTTCCGAAGTTCACGAGCAGCACCTTTAGCTTCGCGTTTTAaaagtttcttcaactttctcCTCTCAGCTCGTTCACGATCTGGATCATAATCTCTTCCCTTTACAAAGCTAGAGGATTGCGTCCAACAATTAAAAATCAGTCGGCAGCTCATACTAAGTATTATTTTTTAAGAGTAACAAAGACACAACTTGTCACAAACATACTTATCCTCAAATTTCGGATTAAGCATCTTGATTGGCACCGGCTTTTGCTTTCTCATTTGGAGTGGCTGACGCAAAACATGATGCTCATCAGCTTTCTTCTCAATGAATTGGGCCACATCTCTGAGCTTGTCTTTCAACATTTCTGGCATGCGATGTTGCCCTGCCAGCTTATGCAATACCTTTGATATCGGTAAAAATATTTCGGGAAAGGAATTGAATCCTTCATAGAGGTTGACAAATCCTTTAAGAGTTTCAGCAACTGCTGCGATAACACTAGCCCTGTCAACAAAAGCATCTGCCCTTAATTAATACTCATCAACCTCAAAAGGGAACATCTGTAGAAAAATATGCTGCATCAGAGGCTTAACAATCAGGAAAAACATGATTAAAAAAACAGCACTGAACAGGTATACACGATGTATCCAACATCAACATATAGTCATAAAGCACATATCTAGCTGCCACAATTTTGATAGCATTCACTGCAAGAGAAATGGCCCCTTTACACCAATTCTTTCTGAACAATTTATGCCTTTCCTTTGAGAAGTATATCAGTGATGTCATGCACTAGATAAATAGAGACGCTCAACTAACAAACACAGTGTACTATTAACTACAGCAAGAAAAAAGACTGACCTGAAATTATCAGAGTTGAAATGAGGAGAATCTTCTGGCAAGTCAATCAGCATAAGAAAATCTAAATGGTTGATCTCCTTCACACTACTCTTGATACAGAGCAGAGgttttagggttttgatttccATAAGATGGTGTAACTGCATTGAAAACAAATGCATAAAGTAGCCTCATCTACTGTACCTTAAAGGGAAATTCCCACTAATGATTGGCTAAAAGCAAGTCCAACAATAAGTAGTAAAAGAAATAGGCAAGAGTCCAAACTAACTTCCATGTTTGGGAGAAAACAAGGAAATCTTTTGCTATGTAGAAAAAATGCTTTCAACAGGAAGAACCCTCAAGGAAGAAAAATTATGTATAGGCCACATGGGAACTGGCAATATGCTATGAAAACCTAATATATTGATTGAGCCATACCTGATGGTCATCAGCTGACCCTTGAATCTTGTCAAAAGCCGCCAAGAGCAGAGTTCTAATGAATGTTAAAGCCTCAGGACAAAGTTTTCGGGATTGTTTCGTGAcctacaaacaatttcacaagcTGAAGAAAGTGTAGACTTACAAGTGGCCTGGGCGGTACACCCTAATAAGGTACATCtaatgggaaaacaaaaaataataaaaaaaacactAAGACAAGTTGAGTGAACCTACAGAGAGCACCATAGAGCATAAGAAGGAACCAACTACAATATCCCGACCAGACACAACCTGACACCGCATCAAATATTCACACATCAGCAAGATTGCTGGTGTCATGACCACATGACGAAAATCGGAGCACGGAAAGACCATGGACCACAGCCTCAAAAGAAAGATTGTTTTCAAAGAAGGCCAACAGCTTTTCCCTATGATAATGGAATAGCAGAAAATGTGAGATATATTGAAGATGGTCCAGATTATGCAGGAAAATCTTCGCAGAATACTAACAGTAATGCCAGAGAACTACAAAATTTAAAATGTCAATCACATCCAAACCTGTAGTTTTAATGTCCTCAGAGAATTGTGCCCGAGTATGTAATAGTCGTTGACGAGCACATATGGCAGCAAAGTATGGGATCTCCGCACTCATTTCCATTAATGGCTTCACAAGCAAATTCAGCAGCTTGAAGTTCAATGGCTTCTTACTTGCTAAAACAGCAAAGTATTGCAATAGAACACCATAAAACACCTGGCAATAACAATTGCATTGATTGATATCAGTTCATCTGGAAACAATATACAGAATGCCAGCTCCAACTTGCAAGTTCTAAACAAGAAGAATCACTACACGCATACTAGCACCATGCGATCTCTGTCACGGTATTTGACAAACAAACATATATGGCAAAGTTAAAAAGACAATTGATAGACATCACAAACATCAATCATACACTAATTTGTATATGGCTAAAGCAAATGATAGTCTCTTGTTTCAAGGGTCGTCAATGAGATGTTTCATTAcagaacaagagaggaaaaagaaaacaaacatttccaaaaccataatcaataaaatagcaaatcaagaattaaagtTCCATACTTgcattttctttctgttttctGCTGCAACATGGATCGCATTGAATGCACGAATTCTCCTTATTGCTTCAACAATTTGATCATCAGAACAGTTCTCCACCAATGAAGTAAATTCTTCCAGGTTTTTTGGAGCTTCAATAGTATACGGAAGTTCCCCTTGCTGAACCGTTTGTTGCTTGGCAATTGCTTTCTGGCCTTCAGTATCAGATAAGTTCATTtgctttcccttcttttcttgttccttcttctttctttccacCCTATCACCGTCACTATCTTCATCATCCTGCAGATTAGTATCAATTTTGTCATCATCACTCTGTTCCCAGTCTTTCACTGAATGAGTTTTGTCATgttcatcatcatcctcatcagAATCTTCTTCACTATCATCTTCACTGCCCCCAGATTCCTCTGTAGAAGCAGCATCCTCACTCCCAAGATCTTCTGCATTTTCCCTTTGCAAGATCTGTTGAATCCATCCCAATTTAGTTTTTTTGTCTTCATCATGTGAAAATGAGTCACCAAGATCATCACCAGATAAAGATCTGAATTGTTTGGAGGATGCATCATTATCATCTGAACCATCAGGTTCTTCATCACTTAATTCATCAGCAGCAACCATTCTTTTCTGGCGCTCTTCCTGACATTGTGGAACAGCATGAAAGTTAACAGAAGTTCCTATAAGGTTTATTTTTCCAACTTCCTACAGTCTATATCGATGATTTAAAACCCTCCCTCCCCCAACAATTTATATATCCATGTCCTTTCCGATAAAGGAAAAGCACTGTACATAACATTTCCCCTTGTCTTCATGAAGTAGATTATGAAATCTACTGATATTCCAATCCAAGACATCTATATGCAAGCACAAAAATCACAATTGGGCAGGTGCTGGTACCATCATTGAGCAATACATACAAATATCATCAAATACAAATCATTACACAGCAAGGAAATCATGTAAACTACACTCTGTTTTACTCAAGTGCAACGAAAATTGCCAAAAGAGGATCTACTGCCAAATGGGAAGCCAAAAATGAATACAATACTATGACTGGTTTTGTAATGTTGTTAATTAAGATACAAGACTTCCATGACTTACTGTATtctgaaaagaagaagaaaagggccAAGAGAATTGTATAAAGATAATTTCATCCCTAATTGAGCATATGCGTTGTGACATAATTTTCATCATAAACGACTCTCCTAATTGATAAGGAGAAAACATTTGTTCCCCTTTCTTTTTGGGCTCCCAAAAAAGAGACTTAGTATATAAGTAGTAAGATGATCTCATCAGCAACTAAAAATACCTCCAATTGCTCCAAGCGTTCTTTCTCCTCTTGTGCAATCTCTTCAGCTGACTTTGTACGGTCTGATGGGCGAGCACGCATATCCAGTGCCATCTCACTTACAAGTTTGTCATACGAATCAGGTTTTTCCTGTGAGGTCATTATAGccataattattcatataaagTCAAGTAAGTAATTGAATTGAACAAGAGATATATAAGAAAACCACACAattggagggaaaaaaatatGAGATTAAGGCCTTATGAAGAAGCGTGCAGTACAATAGCATCAGATGGACCAACATGACAAAGAAAATAGAGGAGCTTTAAGTTATCAGAAATTCATTTAACAGCAACATAAGTGAGGaaccaaaaataaaagacaGAAAACAGTACtgggagtgtttggatacaaaacttatcccaaataatatttcgcttgcatcataaacacattttccaacccacctttttttattcccaaccacctttttatctcacatacatcacatcacaaaaagtgctacagtaattattccaaataatatttcaaataataccctatccaaatAATACTCTACTTTCTAAGGGAGTAGAGATGTACTTACCAGTCGAGTAGCAGTTTTGTCCAGGGCTGGAGATGTGtcatgtttcttttcttcatttttagaACTGCTCTTATTAACAAGGGCTCTCAATGCATTCATCTTGTTTGGTTGGGTCAACGACAACAGTGCCTCAGACTGCACCAATGATGTAAATTCTTGGTCCAGTTGATCAACCAACTGCTCATTTTCCTCCTTATCCTTAGCCTTCTCGGCCTGGAAGAAAGCAATGGAAATAGACATTATTGAGAAGATCAAGTAACCATGCTTTTAGACAGTAAACAAGTTACATAAAGACACAACCTTAAAGAATTTACTCTTGGAAATGATCTCCTCCATCActtcttttttgcttttccgCCTctgaaacagaaaaatcacatgCATCAGGAGCACAAACAATTTCATAAATAATTTCCAAGAGGATGCTAAACTAACTTAGACGTATTGATGCCAAACTGCTACAAGTTAAATGCTTAAATGACATTTACATAACCTCACACCAAGCTGGCATGCATAAACTAATATGACAACCCAATTTAGGAATAACAGGAAGCCTCAAAACACatgtagccaaaaaaaaaaaaaaacatagataCTTGTCTTTTTCTCATCCTCTCAACCCCAGGGgcttcacacacacacagagtgTCAAGGCAATCAAAAGAGTTTATGGAAGAGAGCAACCAATCGTGATATTATGATTAATcatgaaagaaacaaaatctCTACTTTCTTGCATAAATCAGCTACTTGAAATACCATGTAAGAAAGGCAGCTAAAATCTATGAGATGGGGGATGAGAGTCTCACAGTTTCCTGTCCCGCTAAACCTGTTTGCTGAGCATTCTGCACTGCAGTGAAATTAAGCTCTCCCAAAATATCTGACTTCTCTGGCAGAAAAAGATTTATTGCAATTTAGTCATAGCATAGAGGATA from the Coffea arabica cultivar ET-39 chromosome 11e, Coffea Arabica ET-39 HiFi, whole genome shotgun sequence genome contains:
- the LOC140021132 gene encoding uncharacterized protein isoform X3; this encodes MAKKSSSDGTKTKKNKKKSSKRSGPNAVAMKQKAPQPNPFETIWSRRKFDILGKKRKGEQRRIGLARSLAIEKRKKTLLKEYEQSGKSSVFLDKRIGEQNELLGEFDKAIMRSQRERQLKLSKKSKYNLSDGEEDELEIQGGLFPEKDDFDDEIPFDGDEDVDDGSTGNGKKSDILGELNFTAVQNAQQTGLAGQETRRKSKKEVMEEIISKSKFFKAEKAKDKEENEQLVDQLDQEFTSLVQSEALLSLTQPNKMNALRALVNKSSSKNEEKKHDTSPALDKTATRLEKPDSYDKLVSEMALDMRARPSDRTKSAEEIAQEEKERLEQLEEERQKRMVAADELSDEEPDGSDDNDASSKQFRSLSGDDLGDSFSHDEDKKTKLGWIQQILQRENAEDLGSEDAASTEESGGSEDDSEEDSDEDDDEHDKTHSVKDWEQSDDDKIDTNLQDDEDSDGDRVERKKKEQEKKGKQMNLSDTEGQKAIAKQQTVQQGELPYTIEAPKNLEEFTSLVENCSDDQIVEAIRRIRAFNAIHVAAENRKKMQVFYGVLLQYFAVLASKKPLNFKLLNLLVKPLMEMSAEIPYFAAICARQRLLHTRAQFSEDIKTTGKSCWPSLKTIFLLRLWSMVFPCSDFRHVVMTPAILLMCEYLMRCQVVSGRDIVVGSFLCSMVLSVTKQSRKLCPEALTFIRTLLLAAFDKIQGSADDHQLHHLMEIKTLKPLLCIKSSVKEINHLDFLMLIDLPEDSPHFNSDNFRCSLLRLMSIN
- the LOC140021132 gene encoding uncharacterized protein isoform X1 is translated as MAKKSSSDGTKTKKNKKKSSKRSGPNAVAMKQKAPQPNPFETIWSRRKFDILGKKRKGEQRRIGLARSLAIEKRKKTLLKEYEQSGKSSVFLDKRIGEQNELLGEFDKAIMRSQRERQLKLSKKSKYNLSDGEEDELEIQGGLFPEKDDFDDEIPFDGDEDVDDGSTGNGKKSDILGELNFTAVQNAQQTGLAGQETRRKSKKEVMEEIISKSKFFKAEKAKDKEENEQLVDQLDQEFTSLVQSEALLSLTQPNKMNALRALVNKSSSKNEEKKHDTSPALDKTATRLEKPDSYDKLVSEMALDMRARPSDRTKSAEEIAQEEKERLEQLEEERQKRMVAADELSDEEPDGSDDNDASSKQFRSLSGDDLGDSFSHDEDKKTKLGWIQQILQRENAEDLGSEDAASTEESGGSEDDSEEDSDEDDDEHDKTHSVKDWEQSDDDKIDTNLQDDEDSDGDRVERKKKEQEKKGKQMNLSDTEGQKAIAKQQTVQQGELPYTIEAPKNLEEFTSLVENCSDDQIVEAIRRIRAFNAIHVAAENRKKMQVFYGVLLQYFAVLASKKPLNFKLLNLLVKPLMEMSAEIPYFAAICARQRLLHTRAQFSEDIKTTGKSCWPSLKTIFLLRLWSMVFPCSDFRHVVMTPAILLMCEYLMRCQVVSGRDIVVGSFLCSMVLSVTKQSRKLCPEALTFIRTLLLAAFDKIQGSADDHQLHHLMEIKTLKPLLCIKSSVKEINHLDFLMLIDLPEDSPHFNSDNFRASVIAAVAETLKGFVNLYEGFNSFPEIFLPISKVLHKLAGQHRMPEMLKDKLRDVAQFIEKKADEHHVLRQPLQMRKQKPVPIKMLNPKFEDNFVKGRDYDPDRERAERRKLKKLLKREAKGAARELRKDNYFLFEVKEKDKKLLEDERAENYGKVRAFLQEQEHAFKSGQLGKGRKRRR
- the LOC140021132 gene encoding uncharacterized protein isoform X2 codes for the protein MGKKMNLRFKVVFFQKRMILMTKYHLMGMRMWMTGQQEMESDILGELNFTAVQNAQQTGLAGQETRRKSKKEVMEEIISKSKFFKAEKAKDKEENEQLVDQLDQEFTSLVQSEALLSLTQPNKMNALRALVNKSSSKNEEKKHDTSPALDKTATRLEKPDSYDKLVSEMALDMRARPSDRTKSAEEIAQEEKERLEQLEEERQKRMVAADELSDEEPDGSDDNDASSKQFRSLSGDDLGDSFSHDEDKKTKLGWIQQILQRENAEDLGSEDAASTEESGGSEDDSEEDSDEDDDEHDKTHSVKDWEQSDDDKIDTNLQDDEDSDGDRVERKKKEQEKKGKQMNLSDTEGQKAIAKQQTVQQGELPYTIEAPKNLEEFTSLVENCSDDQIVEAIRRIRAFNAIHVAAENRKKMQVFYGVLLQYFAVLASKKPLNFKLLNLLVKPLMEMSAEIPYFAAICARQRLLHTRAQFSEDIKTTGKSCWPSLKTIFLLRLWSMVFPCSDFRHVVMTPAILLMCEYLMRCQVVSGRDIVVGSFLCSMVLSVTKQSRKLCPEALTFIRTLLLAAFDKIQGSADDHQLHHLMEIKTLKPLLCIKSSVKEINHLDFLMLIDLPEDSPHFNSDNFRASVIAAVAETLKGFVNLYEGFNSFPEIFLPISKVLHKLAGQHRMPEMLKDKLRDVAQFIEKKADEHHVLRQPLQMRKQKPVPIKMLNPKFEDNFVKGRDYDPDRERAERRKLKKLLKREAKGAARELRKDNYFLFEVKEKDKKLLEDERAENYGKVRAFLQEQEHAFKSGQLGKGRKRRR